A region from the Mucilaginibacter sp. CSA2-8R genome encodes:
- a CDS encoding undecaprenyl-phosphate glucose phosphotransferase, translated as METRYSYILRYALACSDILLVNVCFFIASQLLNVYESTFTLDYRYDLIICNLIWVVCSFVYTLYFKKTFHKLEAIYKATLQSISLHLVLFLSFLFFCEQTHFPRRFLVFFYLQMVLGFLLSRFFGTLFISLYSKNFSLGKAVAVLGMNEGGMKLASYLLKQNSLKFVGILDKDNATISRKGTFKISAAIEYLRAAAKKGVEEVYVSVRPDRLNDLTYLIREGEKNCINLKFVPDMSMLESTFKFDKMGDFTVLSARKEPLEDIKNRLKKRVFDIIVSLGVIIFIFTWLYPLLAIIIKLQSKGPVFFAQLRTGRNKKPFWCYKFRSMRLNDDSDKRQASINDDRITPIGRFIRKTSLDEFPQFFNVLLGYMSIVGPRPHMLSHTEQYSQIVDKYMLRQFLKPGITGWAQINGYRGETKESWLMEKRVEHDIWYMENWSVMLDLKIVFLTVINMFKGEKNAY; from the coding sequence ATGGAAACCCGCTACTCTTACATTTTACGTTATGCGCTCGCATGCAGCGATATTCTATTAGTGAATGTGTGCTTCTTTATAGCGTCGCAATTATTAAATGTGTATGAGTCTACATTTACGTTAGATTACCGATATGATTTGATTATCTGTAACTTAATTTGGGTTGTATGCTCGTTTGTTTACACTCTTTACTTCAAAAAAACGTTTCATAAGCTGGAGGCTATCTATAAAGCCACCCTTCAAAGCATATCTCTCCACTTAGTATTATTTCTTTCTTTTTTGTTTTTTTGCGAGCAAACGCACTTTCCGCGCAGGTTTTTGGTGTTCTTTTACTTGCAAATGGTACTCGGTTTTTTACTCAGCCGATTTTTTGGCACGCTATTTATAAGTTTGTATAGCAAAAATTTTAGTCTTGGTAAAGCTGTTGCTGTGCTTGGCATGAACGAGGGTGGTATGAAGCTGGCCTCTTACCTGTTAAAACAAAACAGTTTAAAATTCGTCGGTATCCTTGATAAGGATAATGCCACCATAAGCAGAAAAGGGACATTCAAGATATCTGCAGCAATCGAGTATTTGAGAGCTGCTGCCAAAAAAGGTGTGGAAGAGGTGTATGTTTCTGTAAGGCCCGACAGGCTAAATGATTTAACCTATTTGATTAGGGAGGGCGAAAAAAACTGTATCAACTTAAAGTTTGTGCCAGACATGAGCATGCTGGAGTCAACCTTTAAGTTTGACAAGATGGGAGATTTTACGGTGCTTAGCGCACGTAAAGAACCCCTGGAGGATATTAAAAATAGGCTTAAGAAACGTGTTTTTGATATTATTGTTAGTTTGGGTGTAATAATATTTATTTTTACCTGGCTTTATCCGTTACTGGCAATAATTATAAAACTACAAAGTAAAGGGCCGGTGTTTTTTGCTCAGTTGCGCACAGGGCGCAACAAAAAGCCTTTTTGGTGTTACAAATTCAGGAGCATGCGCCTCAATGATGACAGTGATAAACGGCAGGCTAGTATTAACGATGACCGGATTACACCTATAGGGCGCTTTATACGCAAAACCAGTTTGGATGAGTTTCCGCAGTTCTTTAACGTGTTGTTAGGGTATATGAGTATAGTAGGGCCCAGGCCTCATATGTTGTCACATACCGAGCAATACAGCCAGATTGTAGACAAGTACATGCTGCGCCAGTTTTTAAAGCCTGGCATTACGGGTTGGGCTCAGATTAATGGTTACCGCGGAGAAACCAAAGAGTCATGGCTTATGGAAAAACGTGTTGAACATGATATATGGTACATGGAAAACTGGTCGGTGATGCTCGATCTGAAAATAGTGTTCCTGACCGTGATCAATATGTTTAAGGGCGAAAAAAATGCATATTAA
- a CDS encoding polysaccharide biosynthesis/export family protein: protein MKVKTTLNLRNLFKVATAAGILFLSSCASYDKVPYFQDLSRSKITTTDINNLSYPTIQPKDQIAITVSSLNQDAANVFSNNTLSAGTQTQSPVYGYLVDQNGEVKLPLVGVVKVSGLTTQQLSTQLEQKLGTYLTNPVVSIRLVSFKVAVMGDVLRPNVYASPSERLTVTEALALAGDLNITAHREDVLLVREENGVRVTVPLDLTSKRLFESPYFYMKPNDLIYVQPGKLKLSNADNGYQKASLVISALSLVAIAISVLHNNN, encoded by the coding sequence ATGAAAGTAAAAACTACCTTAAACTTGCGCAATCTTTTTAAAGTTGCTACCGCAGCAGGCATATTGTTTTTAAGCTCTTGTGCTTCTTATGATAAAGTGCCTTACTTCCAGGATTTAAGCCGGAGCAAAATTACTACCACCGACATCAACAATCTGTCTTACCCAACTATTCAGCCTAAAGACCAAATTGCCATTACTGTTAGCAGCTTAAACCAAGACGCAGCAAACGTATTTAGTAATAATACACTGAGCGCCGGAACCCAAACTCAAAGCCCCGTTTATGGCTACCTGGTAGATCAAAACGGCGAGGTAAAACTACCTTTAGTAGGCGTTGTAAAAGTAAGCGGTTTAACTACCCAACAATTATCTACTCAATTAGAGCAAAAATTAGGCACTTACTTAACTAACCCGGTTGTATCTATACGTTTGGTTAGCTTTAAAGTAGCTGTTATGGGCGACGTATTGCGTCCGAACGTTTATGCCAGCCCGAGCGAAAGATTAACTGTAACCGAAGCCTTAGCATTGGCAGGTGACTTAAACATCACTGCTCACCGCGAAGATGTATTGTTAGTAAGAGAAGAAAACGGTGTACGTGTAACTGTGCCTTTAGATTTAACTTCAAAAAGATTATTTGAATCTCCATATTTTTATATGAAACCAAATGATTTAATCTACGTACAACCCGGCAAGCTGAAGTTAAGCAATGCTGATAATGGTTACCAAAAAGCGTCTTTAGTTATTTCTGCTTTATCATTAGTTGCCATTGCAATTTCGGTTTTACACAACAACAACTAA